In Musa acuminata AAA Group cultivar baxijiao chromosome BXJ3-9, Cavendish_Baxijiao_AAA, whole genome shotgun sequence, a single genomic region encodes these proteins:
- the LOC135583929 gene encoding U11/U12 small nuclear ribonucleoprotein 65 kDa protein-like isoform X1, which translates to MSRTFHHTPPPPPPHEPRMVPPPPPNSVPAAEGSSGGAGVAAAATILVRHLPEAMPYDVLSRLFSHYGASSVRPCAGGRLRNCAFVDFKDEALAAQAQSQLNRLRFLGKVLTVERAGRANLKNADQQNECQSAKDSASAKTSHLNESLVTQKNSSTGEPIAPRLGVDYPFPPNLEYAYPPPDGNILTNMVNALIAVPRFYIQVLHLMNKMNIPAPFRMALPTPPLPPPVPAAAPPPPPPPPTTTSPKPNLNDLSSDESEMESSEEDAESGRNRKRMRREVIVGPAVDKGVAHEDVGLKPVSLVPVIRKKNPVLQIKVTPKPTTKETTDYSGSTKEPDSANQVLEQKVFALPQEIESGKLPPEEILSLPMFKNYSPGNPANVLYIKNLSKDVVVDDFYYIFGSLFESIEGARAGLNIKLMQEGRMRGQAFVTFPSVDLAQNALNLVNGYMFKGKPIIIQFGRNPAAGKGN; encoded by the exons ATGTCGAGAACCTTCCATCATacccctccgccaccgccgcctcATGAACCACGGATGGTGCCGCCTCCGCCGCCGAACTCGGTGCCCGCAGCCGAGGGCTCCTCGGGTGGTGCTGGGGTCGCGGCGGCTGCGACCATTCTGGTCCGGCATCTACCGGAAGCGATGCCTTATGACGTGCTTTCTCGCCTCTTTTCTCACTACGGCGCTTCCTCCGTCCGCCCTTGCGCTGGTGGGAG GCTAAGGAATTGCGCTTTTGTGGATTTCAAGGACGAAGCGCTGGCTGCTCAAGCACAATCACAATTGAACAG GTTGAGATTCCTTGGAAAAGTCTTAACAGTCGAGAGAGCAGGCAGGGCTAATTTGAAGAATGCCGATCAACAAAATGAATGTCAGTCAGCAAAGGATTCAGCATCTGCAAAAACATCCCATCTAAATGAATCTTTGGTAACACAAAAGAACTCATCTACTGGTGAACCGATTGCTCCTAGGCTGGGTGTGGATTATCCTTTTCCACCAAATCTCGA GTATGCATATCCACCACCTGACGGGAATATATTGACCAATATGGTCAACGCCCTTATTGCTGTTCCTCGTTTTTATATTCAG GTTTTGCATTTGATGAACAAAATGAATATTCCAGCTCCATTTCGCATGGCATTGCCTACTCCACCCTTACCACCCCCAGTTCCTGCTGctgctcctccaccacctccaccgCCTCCTACTACAACATCGCCAAAACCAAATCTGAATGATCTCTCCAGTGATGAGTCTGAGATGGAATCATCAGAA GAAGATGCTGAGAGTGGTCGCAATCGAAAGCGTATGAGACGAGAAGTAATTGTCGGTCCTGCAGTTGATAAAGGTGTAGCACATGAAGACGTTGGATTAAAACCCGTTTCCTTGGTTCCAGTTATTAGAAAGAAAAATCCTGTTTTGCAG ATTAAGGTTACCCCTAAGCCAACAACTAAGGAGACTACAGATTATAGTGGCAGCACAAAGGAACCAGACTCAGCTAATCAGGTTTTGGAGCAAAAAGTTTTTGCATTACCACAAGAGATAGAGAGTGGGAAATTGCCTCCAGAGGAGATATTATCTCTTCCCATGTTCAAG AACTATTCTCCTGGAAATCCTGCAAATGTCTTGTACATCAAAAACTTGTCAAAAGACgtggttgttgatgacttctactATATATTTG GGTCACTTTTTGAAAGTATTGAAGGTGCTAGAGCTGGTCTCAATATTAAGTTAATGCAG GAAGGGCGAATGAGGGGTCAAGCATTCGTGACATTTCCATCTGTAGATCTTGCTCAGAATGCATTG AATCTAGTTAATGGATACATGTTCAAaggaaaaccaataatcattcaGTTTGGTCGTAATCCTGCTGCTGGCAAAGGAAATTAA
- the LOC135649300 gene encoding NAC domain-containing protein 92-like, with the protein MGDVSVLNNGEVCMELPPGFRFHPTDEEIITHYVTPKIIDHSFTARAMGEVDLNKCEPWDLPSKAKMGGKELYFFCQRDRKYPTGLRTNRATEAGYWKATGKDKEIYWGKGVLVGMKKTLVFYKGRAPRGEKTNWVMHEFRLEGTYPLPNLPKSAKDEWVVCRVFHKNNALKRSPINSFEDDPSPLPLMDPPYPPSTSFINHDRIFDLKAIPPGFSAMMNHQLGSNPPHDSVLYYSQVPPQAYLHHVDEAMLRELAATNEGSPSAMTKHCKVEQNSNQSMGCPSQDTGLSTDHNTAISSFASKHWDRDGFDDPWASYGF; encoded by the exons ATGGGTGATGTTTCGGTGCTCAACAATGGAGAGGTCTGCATGGAGTTGCCCCCGGGCTTCAGGTTCCACCCCACAGATGAGGAGATCATAACTCATTACGTCACACCAAAGATCATCGACCATAGCTTCACTGCAAGAGCTATGGGGGAGGTCGACTTGAACAAGTGCGAGCCATGGGATCTTCCAA GCAAGGCAAAGATGGGAGGGAAGGAGCTGTACTTCTTCTGCCAGAGGGACAGGAAGTACCCAACCGGTTTGAGGACCAACAGGGCCACCGAAGCTGGATACTGGAAAGCCACAGGGAAAGATAAGGAGATCTACTGGGGAAAAGGAGTCCTCGTTGGCATGAAGAAGACTCTTGTCTTCTACAAAGGAAGAGCTCCCAGAGGAGAGAAGACTAATTGGGTGATGCATGAGTTCAGGCTTGAAGGCACTTACCCTCTCCCCAATCTCCCCAAGTCTGCTAAG GATGAATGGGTTGTGTGTAGGGTCTTCCACAAGAATAATGCACTGAAGAGAAGCCCAATCAACTCCTTTGAAGATGATCCCTCCCCTCTTCCTCTAATGGATCCCCCTTACCCTCCGAGTACCAGCTTCATCAACCATGATCGCATCTTTGACCTCAAAGCTATCCCTCCTGGCTTCTCCGCCATGATGAACCACCAGCTGGGTTCGAACCCACCTCATGATTCAGTTCTGTACTACTCACAAGTCCCTCCACAGGCCTACTTGCACCACGTCGACGAAGCCATGCTGAGAGAGTTAGCCGCCACAAACGAAGGATCACCATCAGCCATGACCAAGCACTGCAAGGTGGAGCAGAACTCGAACCAGTCGATGGGCTGCCCGTCGCAGGACACCGGGCTGAGCACCGACCACAACACCGCGATCTCATCGTTCGCGTCGAAGCACTGGGACCGCGACGGCTTCGACGACCCGTGGGCAAGCTATGGATTCTGA
- the LOC135583929 gene encoding U11/U12 small nuclear ribonucleoprotein 65 kDa protein-like isoform X2 yields MSRTFHHTPPPPPPHEPRMVPPPPPNSVPAAEGSSGGAGVAAAATILVRHLPEAMPYDVLSRLFSHYGASSVRPCAGGRLRNCAFVDFKDEALAAQAQSQLNRLRFLGKVLTVERAGRANLKNADQQNECQSAKDSASAKTSHLNESLVTQKNSSTGEPIAPRLGVDYPFPPNLEYAYPPPDGNILTNMVNALIAVPRFYIQVLHLMNKMNIPAPFRMALPTPPLPPPVPAAAPPPPPPPPTTTSPKPNLNDLSSDESEMESSEEDAESGRNRKRMRREVIVGPAVDKGVAHEDVGLKPVSLVPVIRKKNPVLQIKVTPKPTTKETTDYSGSTKEPDSANQVLEQKVFALPQEIESGKLPPEEILSLPMFKICFLILCLGICTSTPMAFTMKQRNM; encoded by the exons ATGTCGAGAACCTTCCATCATacccctccgccaccgccgcctcATGAACCACGGATGGTGCCGCCTCCGCCGCCGAACTCGGTGCCCGCAGCCGAGGGCTCCTCGGGTGGTGCTGGGGTCGCGGCGGCTGCGACCATTCTGGTCCGGCATCTACCGGAAGCGATGCCTTATGACGTGCTTTCTCGCCTCTTTTCTCACTACGGCGCTTCCTCCGTCCGCCCTTGCGCTGGTGGGAG GCTAAGGAATTGCGCTTTTGTGGATTTCAAGGACGAAGCGCTGGCTGCTCAAGCACAATCACAATTGAACAG GTTGAGATTCCTTGGAAAAGTCTTAACAGTCGAGAGAGCAGGCAGGGCTAATTTGAAGAATGCCGATCAACAAAATGAATGTCAGTCAGCAAAGGATTCAGCATCTGCAAAAACATCCCATCTAAATGAATCTTTGGTAACACAAAAGAACTCATCTACTGGTGAACCGATTGCTCCTAGGCTGGGTGTGGATTATCCTTTTCCACCAAATCTCGA GTATGCATATCCACCACCTGACGGGAATATATTGACCAATATGGTCAACGCCCTTATTGCTGTTCCTCGTTTTTATATTCAG GTTTTGCATTTGATGAACAAAATGAATATTCCAGCTCCATTTCGCATGGCATTGCCTACTCCACCCTTACCACCCCCAGTTCCTGCTGctgctcctccaccacctccaccgCCTCCTACTACAACATCGCCAAAACCAAATCTGAATGATCTCTCCAGTGATGAGTCTGAGATGGAATCATCAGAA GAAGATGCTGAGAGTGGTCGCAATCGAAAGCGTATGAGACGAGAAGTAATTGTCGGTCCTGCAGTTGATAAAGGTGTAGCACATGAAGACGTTGGATTAAAACCCGTTTCCTTGGTTCCAGTTATTAGAAAGAAAAATCCTGTTTTGCAG ATTAAGGTTACCCCTAAGCCAACAACTAAGGAGACTACAGATTATAGTGGCAGCACAAAGGAACCAGACTCAGCTAATCAGGTTTTGGAGCAAAAAGTTTTTGCATTACCACAAGAGATAGAGAGTGGGAAATTGCCTCCAGAGGAGATATTATCTCTTCCCATGTTCAAG ATATGCTTTTTAATACTGTGTTTGGGTATTTGTACGAGTACTCCTATGGCATTCACAATGAAGCAGAGAAACATGTAG